Proteins found in one Oncorhynchus mykiss isolate Arlee chromosome 17, USDA_OmykA_1.1, whole genome shotgun sequence genomic segment:
- the LOC110494161 gene encoding dnaJ homolog subfamily C member 14 isoform X2, whose translation MMEKGVAESEMEEETWTVEAAEESPEELPSGVPTLSSSTSMPDQWEVRGDEETHQPVPKEDLKATPQDIPTPINQDSEEAEYCGISEAKEDEVSLKQEGAEHVVREANEETEGGDEDENGGGRNEVGREPGMNGESGWKSSGAGGRKSRFRNSGGGVVAASEQNTQATSSSYLPKGSLSSGGGRHKQARRRHHHHQGRGRRQTGTQLTLAFRELLSESLSPWCISCIHMVVELIVSVTHRCGVAVEAAGVALYDLGSQLLNKVTDVPGMKADARRVLERVSCAGTVLVDKSIRSVEWVWQVSLTCFGLLCAVVLLGSQWVRFTLVRLGGERGQRWWTAVQDSKVWSRVASLVQRISGWFRRRRGTTTQVPPFTPDSPGGAVRYQPGQELERLLALAQVPEEELDPFIVLGVEAHATEAELKRAYRQLAVQIHPDKNKHPRAGEAFKVLRAAWDIVSNPETRREYELKRMAQTELSKSMNEFLTKLQDDLKEAMNTMMCTKCDGKHRRFEMDREPAEARFCAECNRRHSAEEGDLWAESSLLGLRITYFACMDGKVYDITEWAGCQRIGISPDTHRVPYHISFGSKNNSSSTQRHRTPPGPEHPPPGPANPADLHNFFNRIFQGGPPPDMAANGGFFPSGPTPHQPSGAGPGSSGPFSPPPPQTGFFMPPGGLRPEPSETWADSGGKPPPRRRRKVRKPFQR comes from the exons ATGATGGAGAAAGGGGTGGCTGAGAgcgagatggaggaagagacatGGACTGTAGAGGCAGCTGAGGAGAGCCCTGAAGAGCTGCCCTCAGGTGTTCCTACCCTCTCGTCTTCCACCTCCATGCCTGACCAGTGGGAAGTCAGAGGAGATGAGGAAACTCATCAACCAGTTCCCAAAGAGGATCTCAAAGCTACCCCTCAGGATATCCCGACTCCAATCAACCAGGACTCAGAAGAAGCAGAGTATTGTGGGATTTCAGAGGCCAAAGAGGATGAAGTCTCTCTGAAACAGGAAGGGGCGGAGCATGTGGTCAGAGAAGCAAATGAGGAGACTGAGGGTGGAGATGAAGACGAGAATGGAGGAGGCCGAAACGAAGTCGGGAGGGAGCCTGGCATGAACGGGGAGTCTGGATGGAAGAGCTCAGGGGCCGGAGGGAGGAAAAGCCGTTTCCGGAACAGCGGAGGAGGAGTGGTGGCAGCCTCCGAGCAGAATACCCAGGCTACATCATCATCCTACCTCCCGAAAGGGTCCCTGTCATCGGGTGGTGGGAGGCACAAGCAGGCCCGGaggcgccaccaccaccaccagggccGGGGCCGGCGTCAGACAGGCACCCAGCTTACCTTGGCCTTCAGGGAGCTGCTGTCAGAGTCGCTCAGCCCCTGGTGCATCTCCTGTATTCACATGGTAGTGGAGCTCATTGTCTCTGTGACCCACCGCTGCGGGGTGGCTGTGGAAGCCGCAGGGGTAGCCCTGTATGACCTCGGCTCACAGCTGCTCAACAAGGTCACAGACGTGCCGGGAATGAAGGCGGACGCCCGGCGTGTGCTGGAGAGGGTGAGTTGCGCTGGAACGGTCCTGGTGGATAAGAGCATCCGTTCGGTGGAGTGGGTCTGGCAGGTCTCCCTGACCTGCTTCGGACTCCTCTGTGCTGTGGTGCTGCTGGGTTCCCAGTGGGTTCGGTTCACGCTCGTCCGGCTGGGCGGGGAGAGGGGCCAGCGGTGGTGGACAGCCGTGCAGGACTCCAAGGTCTGGAGCAGGGTGGCCTCGCTAGTGCAAAGGATCAGCGGCTGgttcaggaggaggagaggcacaaCCACCCAGGTGCCCCCTTTCACCCCAGATTCCCCCGGTGGAGCTGTTAGGTACCAGCCTGGGCAGGAGCTGGAGAGACTGCTAGCGCTGGCTCAGGTCCCTGAAGAGGAGCTGGACCCTTTTATAGTGTTGGGGGTGGAGGCCCACGCAACTGAAGCTGAGCTAAAAAGGGCCTACAGACAGTTGGCTGTCCAG ATCCATCCAGACAAGAACAAGCACCCGCGCGCTGGGGAGGCCTTTAAGGTGCTCAGGGCTGCCTGGGACATCGTCAGTAACCCAGAGACACGGAGGGAATATGAGCT GAAGCGCATGGCACAGACGGAACTCTCCAAGTCGATGAATGAGTTCCTCACCAAACTGCAGGATGACCTGAAGGAAGCTATGAACACCATGATGTGTACGAAATGTGACGGTAAACACAG GAGGTTTGAGATGGACCGGGAGCCTGCTGAGGCGCGGTTCTGTGCAGAGTGTAACAGACGCCACAGCGCCGAGGAGGGAGACCTGTGGGCCGAGTCCAGCCTGCTAGGCCTACGCATCACCTACTTTGCCTGCATGGATGGCAAAGTCTACGACATCACAG AGTGGGCCGGCTGCCAGAGGATAGGCATCTCTCCAGACACACACCGCGTGCCCTATCACATCTCCTTCGGCTCCAAGAACAACAGTAGCTCCACGCAGCGCCACAG GACACCTCCAGGTCCAGAGCACCCTCCTCCAGGCCCGGCCAACCCCGCTGACTTACATAACTTCTTCAACCGCATCTTCCAAGGGGGACCTCCTCCCGACATGGCTGCCAACGGGGGTTTCTTCCCCTCAGGACCGACCCCCCACCAGCCCTCTGGTGCTGGACCCGGATCTAGTGGacctttctcccctcctccaccacagACTGGCTTCTTCATGCCTCCGGGAGGGCTCCGGCCGGAGCCCAGTGAGACGTGGGCCGATAGCGGAGGCAAGCCTCCGCCCCGCAGGAGGAGGAAGGTCCGCAAGCCCTTCCAGAGGTGA
- the LOC110494161 gene encoding dnaJ homolog subfamily C member 14 isoform X1 has protein sequence MMEKGVAESEMEEETWTVEAAEESPEELPSGVPTLSSSTSMPDQWEVRGDEETHQPVPKEDLKATPQDIPTPINQDSEEAEYCGISEAKEDEVSLKQEGAEHVVREANEETEGGDEDENGGGRNEVGREPGMNGESGWKSSGAGGRKSRFRNSGGGVVAASEQNTQATSSSYLPKGSLSSGGGRHKQARRRHHHHQGRGRRQTGTQLTLAFRELLSESLSPWCISCIHMVVELIVSVTHRCGVAVEAAGVALYDLGSQLLNKVTDVPGMKADARRVLERVSCAGTVLVDKSIRSVEWVWQVSLTCFGLLCAVVLLGSQWVRFTLVRLGGERGQRWWTAVQDSKVWSRVASLVQRISGWFRRRRGTTTQVPPFTPDSPGGAVRYQPGQELERLLALAQVPEEELDPFIVLGVEAHATEAELKRAYRQLAVQIHPDKNKHPRAGEAFKVLRAAWDIVSNPETRREYELKRMAQTELSKSMNEFLTKLQDDLKEAMNTMMCTKCDGKHRRFEMDREPAEARFCAECNRRHSAEEGDLWAESSLLGLRITYFACMDGKVYDITEWAGCQRIGISPDTHRVPYHISFGSKNNSSSTQRHRTPPGPEHPPPGPANPADLHNFFNRIFQGGPPPDMAANGGFFPSGPTPHQPSGAGPGSSGPFSPPPPQTGFFMPPGGLRPEPSETWADSGGKPPPRRRRKVRKPFQRSWRRL, from the exons ATGATGGAGAAAGGGGTGGCTGAGAgcgagatggaggaagagacatGGACTGTAGAGGCAGCTGAGGAGAGCCCTGAAGAGCTGCCCTCAGGTGTTCCTACCCTCTCGTCTTCCACCTCCATGCCTGACCAGTGGGAAGTCAGAGGAGATGAGGAAACTCATCAACCAGTTCCCAAAGAGGATCTCAAAGCTACCCCTCAGGATATCCCGACTCCAATCAACCAGGACTCAGAAGAAGCAGAGTATTGTGGGATTTCAGAGGCCAAAGAGGATGAAGTCTCTCTGAAACAGGAAGGGGCGGAGCATGTGGTCAGAGAAGCAAATGAGGAGACTGAGGGTGGAGATGAAGACGAGAATGGAGGAGGCCGAAACGAAGTCGGGAGGGAGCCTGGCATGAACGGGGAGTCTGGATGGAAGAGCTCAGGGGCCGGAGGGAGGAAAAGCCGTTTCCGGAACAGCGGAGGAGGAGTGGTGGCAGCCTCCGAGCAGAATACCCAGGCTACATCATCATCCTACCTCCCGAAAGGGTCCCTGTCATCGGGTGGTGGGAGGCACAAGCAGGCCCGGaggcgccaccaccaccaccagggccGGGGCCGGCGTCAGACAGGCACCCAGCTTACCTTGGCCTTCAGGGAGCTGCTGTCAGAGTCGCTCAGCCCCTGGTGCATCTCCTGTATTCACATGGTAGTGGAGCTCATTGTCTCTGTGACCCACCGCTGCGGGGTGGCTGTGGAAGCCGCAGGGGTAGCCCTGTATGACCTCGGCTCACAGCTGCTCAACAAGGTCACAGACGTGCCGGGAATGAAGGCGGACGCCCGGCGTGTGCTGGAGAGGGTGAGTTGCGCTGGAACGGTCCTGGTGGATAAGAGCATCCGTTCGGTGGAGTGGGTCTGGCAGGTCTCCCTGACCTGCTTCGGACTCCTCTGTGCTGTGGTGCTGCTGGGTTCCCAGTGGGTTCGGTTCACGCTCGTCCGGCTGGGCGGGGAGAGGGGCCAGCGGTGGTGGACAGCCGTGCAGGACTCCAAGGTCTGGAGCAGGGTGGCCTCGCTAGTGCAAAGGATCAGCGGCTGgttcaggaggaggagaggcacaaCCACCCAGGTGCCCCCTTTCACCCCAGATTCCCCCGGTGGAGCTGTTAGGTACCAGCCTGGGCAGGAGCTGGAGAGACTGCTAGCGCTGGCTCAGGTCCCTGAAGAGGAGCTGGACCCTTTTATAGTGTTGGGGGTGGAGGCCCACGCAACTGAAGCTGAGCTAAAAAGGGCCTACAGACAGTTGGCTGTCCAG ATCCATCCAGACAAGAACAAGCACCCGCGCGCTGGGGAGGCCTTTAAGGTGCTCAGGGCTGCCTGGGACATCGTCAGTAACCCAGAGACACGGAGGGAATATGAGCT GAAGCGCATGGCACAGACGGAACTCTCCAAGTCGATGAATGAGTTCCTCACCAAACTGCAGGATGACCTGAAGGAAGCTATGAACACCATGATGTGTACGAAATGTGACGGTAAACACAG GAGGTTTGAGATGGACCGGGAGCCTGCTGAGGCGCGGTTCTGTGCAGAGTGTAACAGACGCCACAGCGCCGAGGAGGGAGACCTGTGGGCCGAGTCCAGCCTGCTAGGCCTACGCATCACCTACTTTGCCTGCATGGATGGCAAAGTCTACGACATCACAG AGTGGGCCGGCTGCCAGAGGATAGGCATCTCTCCAGACACACACCGCGTGCCCTATCACATCTCCTTCGGCTCCAAGAACAACAGTAGCTCCACGCAGCGCCACAG GACACCTCCAGGTCCAGAGCACCCTCCTCCAGGCCCGGCCAACCCCGCTGACTTACATAACTTCTTCAACCGCATCTTCCAAGGGGGACCTCCTCCCGACATGGCTGCCAACGGGGGTTTCTTCCCCTCAGGACCGACCCCCCACCAGCCCTCTGGTGCTGGACCCGGATCTAGTGGacctttctcccctcctccaccacagACTGGCTTCTTCATGCCTCCGGGAGGGCTCCGGCCGGAGCCCAGTGAGACGTGGGCCGATAGCGGAGGCAAGCCTCCGCCCCGCAGGAGGAGGAAGGTCCGCAAGCCCTTCCAGAG GTCTTGGCGCAGACTGTGA